One genomic region from Phoenix dactylifera cultivar Barhee BC4 unplaced genomic scaffold, palm_55x_up_171113_PBpolish2nd_filt_p 000261F, whole genome shotgun sequence encodes:
- the LOC103715041 gene encoding uncharacterized protein At1g66480-like: MGNSIGGKKRTAKVMKIDGTAFRLKPPAMAGGVLRDYPGYSLLESEEVKQLGLRARPLEPEALLKPGKLYFLVELPRLPNQRRTWSGALHVSAKERLENLMLSRRSVSDLSLANTAADGAVRLRMRLPKAQVAKFMEESKDSAEAAEKLMGLCLAKGGNTAEVPPTVKTGRKEKRTRFVATPDEIIA; the protein is encoded by the exons ATGGGTAACAGCATAGGGGGCAAGAAGAGGACCGCGAAGGTGATGAAGATAGACGGGACCGCGTTCCGTCTCAAGCCGCCGGCCATGGCCGGAGGCGTTCTCCGGGATTACCCGGGGTACAGCCTCCTCGAGTCCGAGGAAGTCAAGCAGCTGGGCCTCCGGGCGCGGCCGCTCGAGCCCGAGGCTCTCCTCAAGCCGGGGAAGCTCTACTTCCTCGTAGAGCTTCCCCGGCTCCCGAACCAGCGACGCACCTGGTCCGGGGCGCTCCATGTGAGCGCCAAGGAGCGGCTGGAGAACCTCATGCTCTCCCGCCGCTCCGTCTCGGACCTCTCTCTCGCCAACACGGCCGCCGATGGCGCGGTCCGCCTCCGCATGAGGCTGCCAAAGGCTCAGGTGGCGAAGTTCATGGAGGAGAGCAAGGATTCGGCGGAGGCGGCCGAGAAGCTCATGGGGCTCTGCCTCGCCAAAGGTGGCAACACGGCCGAGGTGCCGCCGACTGTGAAAACCGGGCGGAAGGAG AAGCGAACAAGATTTGTGGCCACACCGGATGAGATAATTGCCTAA
- the LOC120105332 gene encoding uncharacterized protein LOC120105332, with protein MWWIYGWMHGGFGGKHLYIFLNFIVKICIVLKFDVHIVFWQVWAVEHSNIILGRHRPPFMYPRLLRWSNAKFPRKVDVIAKVMKNLKKFQVIEKLEPREEELHLLSRGRPILEAPKEKSQFPSSSQSEGPTLESLHTRLKVAERYLFLVDKRVSRIEKVLRDNGLLVDDENVKHDTDFTEVSEEHTAVEAKDKGVVEKDEIQDSADEVEVIWATDVEGEKEVGPISSKYVSSLCRRVKFGARERKATEKAKAIAHFPNTYRRAKKKQKIASQGEGSRALAIKKEDLPTRPSKLLEPITTALMELRKSIPLDKETSPPIEVYKFVLFLKYSAYICNFVLPYHVLW; from the exons ATGTGGTGGATATATGGATGGATGCACGGTGGCTTTGGTGGTAAgcatctttatatttttttaaatttcattgtTAAGATATGTATTGTGTTGAAATTTGATGTTCACATTGTTTTTTGGCAGGTATGGGCTGTTGAGCATTCGAATATCATTTTAGGCAGGCACCGGCCACCGTTTATGTATCCACGTCTATTGCGTTGGAGCAATGCCAAATTTCCTCGCAAGGTGGACGTGATTGCCAAAGTTATGAAgaacttaaaaaaatttcag GTGATCGAGAAGCTAGAGCCTAGAGAGGAGGAGTTGCATCTTCTCTCGCGAGGAAGGCCAATATTAGAAGCTCCGAAAGAGAAAAGTCAG TTTCCATCATCCAGCCAGAGTGAAGGACCTACATTGGAAAGCTTACATACCCGCTTAAAAGTGGCTGAGAGGTATTTGTTTTTGGTTGATAAGAGGGTGTCCAGAATTGAGAAGGTCCTCCGAGATAATGGTCTCTTAGTGGATGACGAAAATGTTAAGCATGATACAGATTTTACCGAG GTGAGTGAAGAGCATACTGCAGTTGAAGCTAAGGACAAAGGTGTAGTGGAGAAAGATGAAATTCAGGATAGTGCAGATGAGGTGGAG GTTATTTGGGCCACTGATGTTGagggtgagaaagaagttggacCTATCTCCTCGAAATATGTTTCCTCCTTATGCCGGCGCGTGAAGTTTGGAGCACGTGAGCGAAAGGCAACAGAGAAAGCAAAGGCCATAGCACACTTTCCAAATACTTATAGAAgggcaaaaaagaaacaaaaaatagcCTCTCAAGGTGAAGGTAGTAGGGCACTAGCAATTAAAAAGGAGGATTTGCCCACTCGGCCGAGTAAATTATTGGAGCCTATCACTACTGCACTTATGGAGCTCCGCAAGTCAATTCCACTCGACAAAGAAACATCACCCCCTATAGAGGTATACAAATTTGTTCTGTTCCTTAAATATTCTGCGTACATATGCAATTTTGTTCTACCATATCATGTTCTTTGGTAA